In Bombus huntii isolate Logan2020A chromosome 3, iyBomHunt1.1, whole genome shotgun sequence, a single genomic region encodes these proteins:
- the LOC126863851 gene encoding general transcription and DNA repair factor IIH helicase subunit XPB isoform X3 — translation MGPPKRFKKDNDRGKWKKRKEDPEEYNDDDTLDDNETEGIPDAAKNDVEKQDDTALEDEFGAKDYRSQMILKSDCTLRPLWVAPNGHIFLESFSPVYKHAHDFLIAISEPVCRPEHIHEYKLTAYSLYAAVSVGLQTHDIIEYLKRLSKTSIPDGIIEFIKLCTLSYGKVKLVLKHNKYFVESPYPEVLQKLLKDPVIQECRLKKTIEDEKDEIITNVQSKTKAPQFGAKAVTNVPTGNTKVTETTNDQVPAEVAAVPEDITTFYDKMDKEDEDEEEEHELKTVSFEVNQEKIEVIQKRCIELEYPLLAEYDFRNDTVNPDINIDLKPSAVLRPYQEKSLRKMFGNGRARSGVIVLPCGAGKSLVGVTACCTVRKRALVLCNSGVSVEQWKQQFKMWSTADDSMICRFTSEAKDKPMGCGILITTYSMITHTQKRSWEAEQTMRWLQEQEWGIMVLDEVHTIPAKMFRRVLTIVQSHCKLGLTATLLREDDKIADLNFLIGPKLYEANWLELQKRGFIARVQCAEVWCPMSPEFYREYLGCKMTKKLLLYVMNPNKFRCCQYLIRYHERRGDKTIVFSDNVFALKHYAIKMNKPYIYGPTSQSERIQILQNFKFNTKVNTIFVSKVADTSFDLPEANVLIQISSHGGSRRQEAQRLGRILRAKKGAIAEEYNAFFYTLVSLDTMEMNYSRKRQRFLVNQGYAYKVITKLAGMEEILFL, via the exons atggGCCCACCAAAACGTTTTAAAAAGGACAATG ATAGAGGTAAATGGAAAAAGCGTAAAGAGGATCCAGAAGAATACAATGACGATGATACTTTAGATGATAATGAAACTGAAGGTATACCTGATGCAGCCAAAAATGATGTTGAAAAGCAAGATGATACAGCATTGGAAGATGAATTTGGTGCAAAGGATTATCGTTCGCAGATGATTTTAAAATCTGATTGTACTTTAAGGCCACTTTGGGTG gCGCCAAATGGGCATATTTTTTTAGAATCTTTTTCACCTGTATACAAACATGCTcatgattttttaattgctATCTCAGAGCCAGTATGTCGTCCAGAACACATTCATGag tataAATTAACTGCTTATTCTTTGTATGCTGCTGTTAGTGTTGGGCTTCAAACTCAtgatataatagaatatttaaaaagactTAGTAAAACTAGTATTCCTGATGGGATtatagaatttataaaattgtgtACATTGTCATATGGCAAGGTAAAGTTGGTATTAAAgcacaataaatattttgttgaaTCTCCATATCCCGAGGTATTACAAAAATTACTGAAGGATCCTGTAATTCAAGAATGTAGGTTGAAAAAGACTATAGAAGATGAAAAAGATGAGATAATCACAAATGTTCAAAGCAAAACAAAAGCACCACAG TTTGGAGCAAAAGCAGTGACTAATGTTCCAACTGGAAACACTAAAGTAACAGAAACGACTAACGATCAGGTTCCAGCAGAAGTAGCTGCTGTTCCCGAAGATATTACTACCTTCTATGATAAAATGGATAAAGAGgatgaagatgaagaagaagaacacgAATTAAAGACAGTTAGTTTTGAAGTAAATCAG GAAAAAATTGAAGTTATCCAAAAAAGATGTATAGAATTGGAGTACCCGTTATTGGCAGAATATGATTTTCGCAATGATACCGTAAATCCAGACATAAA cATTGATTTGAAACCGTCGGCTGTACTGAGGCCCTATCAGGAGAAGAGTTTAAGAAAGATGTTCGGAAATGGGCGTGCTAGATCAGGCGTTATTGTTTTACCTTGCGGTGCCGGTAAAAGTTTAGTTGGAGTAACAGCTTGTTGTACAGTTCGGAAACGTGCGTTAGTCTTATGTAATTCTGGAGTATCGGTAGAACAATGGAAGCAACAATTTAAAATGTGGTCCACCGCGGACGATTCAATGATTTGTCGATTCACAAGCGAAGCAAAGGACAAACCTATGGGTTGTGGAATTTTAATCACAACATATTCTATGATCACTCATACACAAAAACGTTCATGGGAAGCGGAACAAACTATGCGATGGCTCCAAGAACAGGAATGGGGAATTATGGTTTTAGATG AGGTACATACGATTCCTGCAAAAATGTTCAGAAGAGTGTTAACAATCGTTCAGTCCCATTGTAAATTGGGATTGACCGCGACATTACTTCGAGAAGATGATAAAATTGCTGATCTCAATTTTCTGATTGGACCTAAACTGTACGAGGCCAACTGGTTAGAATTGCAAAAAAGAGGCTTTATCGCAAGAGTACAATGTGCCGAAGTTTGGTGTCCTATGTCGCCGGAATTTTATAGAGAATATCTTGGTTGCAAAATGACTAAAAAATTG TTACTTTATGTGATGAATCCTAACAAATTTCGTTGCTGCCAATATTTAATACGATATCATGAAAGGCGTGGCGATAAAACCATTGTTTTCTCAGATAACGTTTTTGCTTTGAAACATTATGCCATTAAAATGAACAAACCGTATATCTATGGTCCCACTAGTCAA AGCGAACGAATacaaattttgcaaaatttcaaattcaacaCTAAAGTAAATACCATATTTGTGAGTAAAGTGGCAGACACTTCCTTTGATTTACCAGAGGCTAATGTCTTAATTCAAATATCTTCGCACGGCGGTTCACGACGTCAAGAAGCACAACGTTTAGGACGAATTTTAAGAGCTAAAAAAG GTGCCATCGCGGAGGAATACAATGCGTTTTTTTACACTTTGGTATCACTAGATACGATGGAAATGAATTACTCGAGAAAGCGTCAGCGTTTTCTTGTAAACCAAGGATATGCTTACAAGGTCATTACAAAACTTGCAGGAATGGAAGAA attttatttctttga
- the LOC126863851 gene encoding general transcription and DNA repair factor IIH helicase subunit XPB isoform X1, whose protein sequence is MGPPKRFKKDNDRGKWKKRKEDPEEYNDDDTLDDNETEGIPDAAKNDVEKQDDTALEDEFGAKDYRSQMILKSDCTLRPLWVAPNGHIFLESFSPVYKHAHDFLIAISEPVCRPEHIHEYKLTAYSLYAAVSVGLQTHDIIEYLKRLSKTSIPDGIIEFIKLCTLSYGKVKLVLKHNKYFVESPYPEVLQKLLKDPVIQECRLKKTIEDEKDEIITNVQSKTKAPQFGAKAVTNVPTGNTKVTETTNDQVPAEVAAVPEDITTFYDKMDKEDEDEEEEHELKTVSFEVNQEKIEVIQKRCIELEYPLLAEYDFRNDTVNPDINIDLKPSAVLRPYQEKSLRKMFGNGRARSGVIVLPCGAGKSLVGVTACCTVRKRALVLCNSGVSVEQWKQQFKMWSTADDSMICRFTSEAKDKPMGCGILITTYSMITHTQKRSWEAEQTMRWLQEQEWGIMVLDEVHTIPAKMFRRVLTIVQSHCKLGLTATLLREDDKIADLNFLIGPKLYEANWLELQKRGFIARVQCAEVWCPMSPEFYREYLGCKMTKKLLLYVMNPNKFRCCQYLIRYHERRGDKTIVFSDNVFALKHYAIKMNKPYIYGPTSQSERIQILQNFKFNTKVNTIFVSKVADTSFDLPEANVLIQISSHGGSRRQEAQRLGRILRAKKGAIAEEYNAFFYTLVSLDTMEMNYSRKRQRFLVNQGYAYKVITKLAGMEEEPDLMYTSREEQGHLLQQVLSASDIDADEERIPGEGPRPIVRKAGNMTSMSGADDAVYYEYKKAPSSSTANKHPLFKKFRT, encoded by the exons atggGCCCACCAAAACGTTTTAAAAAGGACAATG ATAGAGGTAAATGGAAAAAGCGTAAAGAGGATCCAGAAGAATACAATGACGATGATACTTTAGATGATAATGAAACTGAAGGTATACCTGATGCAGCCAAAAATGATGTTGAAAAGCAAGATGATACAGCATTGGAAGATGAATTTGGTGCAAAGGATTATCGTTCGCAGATGATTTTAAAATCTGATTGTACTTTAAGGCCACTTTGGGTG gCGCCAAATGGGCATATTTTTTTAGAATCTTTTTCACCTGTATACAAACATGCTcatgattttttaattgctATCTCAGAGCCAGTATGTCGTCCAGAACACATTCATGag tataAATTAACTGCTTATTCTTTGTATGCTGCTGTTAGTGTTGGGCTTCAAACTCAtgatataatagaatatttaaaaagactTAGTAAAACTAGTATTCCTGATGGGATtatagaatttataaaattgtgtACATTGTCATATGGCAAGGTAAAGTTGGTATTAAAgcacaataaatattttgttgaaTCTCCATATCCCGAGGTATTACAAAAATTACTGAAGGATCCTGTAATTCAAGAATGTAGGTTGAAAAAGACTATAGAAGATGAAAAAGATGAGATAATCACAAATGTTCAAAGCAAAACAAAAGCACCACAG TTTGGAGCAAAAGCAGTGACTAATGTTCCAACTGGAAACACTAAAGTAACAGAAACGACTAACGATCAGGTTCCAGCAGAAGTAGCTGCTGTTCCCGAAGATATTACTACCTTCTATGATAAAATGGATAAAGAGgatgaagatgaagaagaagaacacgAATTAAAGACAGTTAGTTTTGAAGTAAATCAG GAAAAAATTGAAGTTATCCAAAAAAGATGTATAGAATTGGAGTACCCGTTATTGGCAGAATATGATTTTCGCAATGATACCGTAAATCCAGACATAAA cATTGATTTGAAACCGTCGGCTGTACTGAGGCCCTATCAGGAGAAGAGTTTAAGAAAGATGTTCGGAAATGGGCGTGCTAGATCAGGCGTTATTGTTTTACCTTGCGGTGCCGGTAAAAGTTTAGTTGGAGTAACAGCTTGTTGTACAGTTCGGAAACGTGCGTTAGTCTTATGTAATTCTGGAGTATCGGTAGAACAATGGAAGCAACAATTTAAAATGTGGTCCACCGCGGACGATTCAATGATTTGTCGATTCACAAGCGAAGCAAAGGACAAACCTATGGGTTGTGGAATTTTAATCACAACATATTCTATGATCACTCATACACAAAAACGTTCATGGGAAGCGGAACAAACTATGCGATGGCTCCAAGAACAGGAATGGGGAATTATGGTTTTAGATG AGGTACATACGATTCCTGCAAAAATGTTCAGAAGAGTGTTAACAATCGTTCAGTCCCATTGTAAATTGGGATTGACCGCGACATTACTTCGAGAAGATGATAAAATTGCTGATCTCAATTTTCTGATTGGACCTAAACTGTACGAGGCCAACTGGTTAGAATTGCAAAAAAGAGGCTTTATCGCAAGAGTACAATGTGCCGAAGTTTGGTGTCCTATGTCGCCGGAATTTTATAGAGAATATCTTGGTTGCAAAATGACTAAAAAATTG TTACTTTATGTGATGAATCCTAACAAATTTCGTTGCTGCCAATATTTAATACGATATCATGAAAGGCGTGGCGATAAAACCATTGTTTTCTCAGATAACGTTTTTGCTTTGAAACATTATGCCATTAAAATGAACAAACCGTATATCTATGGTCCCACTAGTCAA AGCGAACGAATacaaattttgcaaaatttcaaattcaacaCTAAAGTAAATACCATATTTGTGAGTAAAGTGGCAGACACTTCCTTTGATTTACCAGAGGCTAATGTCTTAATTCAAATATCTTCGCACGGCGGTTCACGACGTCAAGAAGCACAACGTTTAGGACGAATTTTAAGAGCTAAAAAAG GTGCCATCGCGGAGGAATACAATGCGTTTTTTTACACTTTGGTATCACTAGATACGATGGAAATGAATTACTCGAGAAAGCGTCAGCGTTTTCTTGTAAACCAAGGATATGCTTACAAGGTCATTACAAAACTTGCAGGAATGGAAGAA GAACCAGATTTGATGTATACATCTAGAGAAGAACAGGGTCATTTGCTACAACAAGTCCTATCTGCGAGTGACATTGATGCGGACGAGGAAAGAATACCTGGAGAAGGACCCAGACCT ATTGTACGTAAAGCCGGAAACATGACTTCGATGTCAGGCGCGGACGATGCAGTTTATTACGAATATAAAAAGGCTCCTAGTTCGTCTACAGCAAATAAACATCCgctgtttaaaaaatttaggACATAA
- the LOC126863851 gene encoding general transcription and DNA repair factor IIH helicase subunit XPB isoform X2: MILKSDCTLRPLWVAPNGHIFLESFSPVYKHAHDFLIAISEPVCRPEHIHEYKLTAYSLYAAVSVGLQTHDIIEYLKRLSKTSIPDGIIEFIKLCTLSYGKVKLVLKHNKYFVESPYPEVLQKLLKDPVIQECRLKKTIEDEKDEIITNVQSKTKAPQFGAKAVTNVPTGNTKVTETTNDQVPAEVAAVPEDITTFYDKMDKEDEDEEEEHELKTVSFEVNQEKIEVIQKRCIELEYPLLAEYDFRNDTVNPDINIDLKPSAVLRPYQEKSLRKMFGNGRARSGVIVLPCGAGKSLVGVTACCTVRKRALVLCNSGVSVEQWKQQFKMWSTADDSMICRFTSEAKDKPMGCGILITTYSMITHTQKRSWEAEQTMRWLQEQEWGIMVLDEVHTIPAKMFRRVLTIVQSHCKLGLTATLLREDDKIADLNFLIGPKLYEANWLELQKRGFIARVQCAEVWCPMSPEFYREYLGCKMTKKLLLYVMNPNKFRCCQYLIRYHERRGDKTIVFSDNVFALKHYAIKMNKPYIYGPTSQSERIQILQNFKFNTKVNTIFVSKVADTSFDLPEANVLIQISSHGGSRRQEAQRLGRILRAKKGAIAEEYNAFFYTLVSLDTMEMNYSRKRQRFLVNQGYAYKVITKLAGMEEEPDLMYTSREEQGHLLQQVLSASDIDADEERIPGEGPRPIVRKAGNMTSMSGADDAVYYEYKKAPSSSTANKHPLFKKFRT, encoded by the exons ATGATTTTAAAATCTGATTGTACTTTAAGGCCACTTTGGGTG gCGCCAAATGGGCATATTTTTTTAGAATCTTTTTCACCTGTATACAAACATGCTcatgattttttaattgctATCTCAGAGCCAGTATGTCGTCCAGAACACATTCATGag tataAATTAACTGCTTATTCTTTGTATGCTGCTGTTAGTGTTGGGCTTCAAACTCAtgatataatagaatatttaaaaagactTAGTAAAACTAGTATTCCTGATGGGATtatagaatttataaaattgtgtACATTGTCATATGGCAAGGTAAAGTTGGTATTAAAgcacaataaatattttgttgaaTCTCCATATCCCGAGGTATTACAAAAATTACTGAAGGATCCTGTAATTCAAGAATGTAGGTTGAAAAAGACTATAGAAGATGAAAAAGATGAGATAATCACAAATGTTCAAAGCAAAACAAAAGCACCACAG TTTGGAGCAAAAGCAGTGACTAATGTTCCAACTGGAAACACTAAAGTAACAGAAACGACTAACGATCAGGTTCCAGCAGAAGTAGCTGCTGTTCCCGAAGATATTACTACCTTCTATGATAAAATGGATAAAGAGgatgaagatgaagaagaagaacacgAATTAAAGACAGTTAGTTTTGAAGTAAATCAG GAAAAAATTGAAGTTATCCAAAAAAGATGTATAGAATTGGAGTACCCGTTATTGGCAGAATATGATTTTCGCAATGATACCGTAAATCCAGACATAAA cATTGATTTGAAACCGTCGGCTGTACTGAGGCCCTATCAGGAGAAGAGTTTAAGAAAGATGTTCGGAAATGGGCGTGCTAGATCAGGCGTTATTGTTTTACCTTGCGGTGCCGGTAAAAGTTTAGTTGGAGTAACAGCTTGTTGTACAGTTCGGAAACGTGCGTTAGTCTTATGTAATTCTGGAGTATCGGTAGAACAATGGAAGCAACAATTTAAAATGTGGTCCACCGCGGACGATTCAATGATTTGTCGATTCACAAGCGAAGCAAAGGACAAACCTATGGGTTGTGGAATTTTAATCACAACATATTCTATGATCACTCATACACAAAAACGTTCATGGGAAGCGGAACAAACTATGCGATGGCTCCAAGAACAGGAATGGGGAATTATGGTTTTAGATG AGGTACATACGATTCCTGCAAAAATGTTCAGAAGAGTGTTAACAATCGTTCAGTCCCATTGTAAATTGGGATTGACCGCGACATTACTTCGAGAAGATGATAAAATTGCTGATCTCAATTTTCTGATTGGACCTAAACTGTACGAGGCCAACTGGTTAGAATTGCAAAAAAGAGGCTTTATCGCAAGAGTACAATGTGCCGAAGTTTGGTGTCCTATGTCGCCGGAATTTTATAGAGAATATCTTGGTTGCAAAATGACTAAAAAATTG TTACTTTATGTGATGAATCCTAACAAATTTCGTTGCTGCCAATATTTAATACGATATCATGAAAGGCGTGGCGATAAAACCATTGTTTTCTCAGATAACGTTTTTGCTTTGAAACATTATGCCATTAAAATGAACAAACCGTATATCTATGGTCCCACTAGTCAA AGCGAACGAATacaaattttgcaaaatttcaaattcaacaCTAAAGTAAATACCATATTTGTGAGTAAAGTGGCAGACACTTCCTTTGATTTACCAGAGGCTAATGTCTTAATTCAAATATCTTCGCACGGCGGTTCACGACGTCAAGAAGCACAACGTTTAGGACGAATTTTAAGAGCTAAAAAAG GTGCCATCGCGGAGGAATACAATGCGTTTTTTTACACTTTGGTATCACTAGATACGATGGAAATGAATTACTCGAGAAAGCGTCAGCGTTTTCTTGTAAACCAAGGATATGCTTACAAGGTCATTACAAAACTTGCAGGAATGGAAGAA GAACCAGATTTGATGTATACATCTAGAGAAGAACAGGGTCATTTGCTACAACAAGTCCTATCTGCGAGTGACATTGATGCGGACGAGGAAAGAATACCTGGAGAAGGACCCAGACCT ATTGTACGTAAAGCCGGAAACATGACTTCGATGTCAGGCGCGGACGATGCAGTTTATTACGAATATAAAAAGGCTCCTAGTTCGTCTACAGCAAATAAACATCCgctgtttaaaaaatttaggACATAA
- the LOC126863851 gene encoding general transcription and DNA repair factor IIH helicase subunit XPB isoform X4, translating to MSVGLQTHDIIEYLKRLSKTSIPDGIIEFIKLCTLSYGKVKLVLKHNKYFVESPYPEVLQKLLKDPVIQECRLKKTIEDEKDEIITNVQSKTKAPQFGAKAVTNVPTGNTKVTETTNDQVPAEVAAVPEDITTFYDKMDKEDEDEEEEHELKTVSFEVNQEKIEVIQKRCIELEYPLLAEYDFRNDTVNPDINIDLKPSAVLRPYQEKSLRKMFGNGRARSGVIVLPCGAGKSLVGVTACCTVRKRALVLCNSGVSVEQWKQQFKMWSTADDSMICRFTSEAKDKPMGCGILITTYSMITHTQKRSWEAEQTMRWLQEQEWGIMVLDEVHTIPAKMFRRVLTIVQSHCKLGLTATLLREDDKIADLNFLIGPKLYEANWLELQKRGFIARVQCAEVWCPMSPEFYREYLGCKMTKKLLLYVMNPNKFRCCQYLIRYHERRGDKTIVFSDNVFALKHYAIKMNKPYIYGPTSQSERIQILQNFKFNTKVNTIFVSKVADTSFDLPEANVLIQISSHGGSRRQEAQRLGRILRAKKGAIAEEYNAFFYTLVSLDTMEMNYSRKRQRFLVNQGYAYKVITKLAGMEEEPDLMYTSREEQGHLLQQVLSASDIDADEERIPGEGPRPIVRKAGNMTSMSGADDAVYYEYKKAPSSSTANKHPLFKKFRT from the exons ATGag TGTTGGGCTTCAAACTCAtgatataatagaatatttaaaaagactTAGTAAAACTAGTATTCCTGATGGGATtatagaatttataaaattgtgtACATTGTCATATGGCAAGGTAAAGTTGGTATTAAAgcacaataaatattttgttgaaTCTCCATATCCCGAGGTATTACAAAAATTACTGAAGGATCCTGTAATTCAAGAATGTAGGTTGAAAAAGACTATAGAAGATGAAAAAGATGAGATAATCACAAATGTTCAAAGCAAAACAAAAGCACCACAG TTTGGAGCAAAAGCAGTGACTAATGTTCCAACTGGAAACACTAAAGTAACAGAAACGACTAACGATCAGGTTCCAGCAGAAGTAGCTGCTGTTCCCGAAGATATTACTACCTTCTATGATAAAATGGATAAAGAGgatgaagatgaagaagaagaacacgAATTAAAGACAGTTAGTTTTGAAGTAAATCAG GAAAAAATTGAAGTTATCCAAAAAAGATGTATAGAATTGGAGTACCCGTTATTGGCAGAATATGATTTTCGCAATGATACCGTAAATCCAGACATAAA cATTGATTTGAAACCGTCGGCTGTACTGAGGCCCTATCAGGAGAAGAGTTTAAGAAAGATGTTCGGAAATGGGCGTGCTAGATCAGGCGTTATTGTTTTACCTTGCGGTGCCGGTAAAAGTTTAGTTGGAGTAACAGCTTGTTGTACAGTTCGGAAACGTGCGTTAGTCTTATGTAATTCTGGAGTATCGGTAGAACAATGGAAGCAACAATTTAAAATGTGGTCCACCGCGGACGATTCAATGATTTGTCGATTCACAAGCGAAGCAAAGGACAAACCTATGGGTTGTGGAATTTTAATCACAACATATTCTATGATCACTCATACACAAAAACGTTCATGGGAAGCGGAACAAACTATGCGATGGCTCCAAGAACAGGAATGGGGAATTATGGTTTTAGATG AGGTACATACGATTCCTGCAAAAATGTTCAGAAGAGTGTTAACAATCGTTCAGTCCCATTGTAAATTGGGATTGACCGCGACATTACTTCGAGAAGATGATAAAATTGCTGATCTCAATTTTCTGATTGGACCTAAACTGTACGAGGCCAACTGGTTAGAATTGCAAAAAAGAGGCTTTATCGCAAGAGTACAATGTGCCGAAGTTTGGTGTCCTATGTCGCCGGAATTTTATAGAGAATATCTTGGTTGCAAAATGACTAAAAAATTG TTACTTTATGTGATGAATCCTAACAAATTTCGTTGCTGCCAATATTTAATACGATATCATGAAAGGCGTGGCGATAAAACCATTGTTTTCTCAGATAACGTTTTTGCTTTGAAACATTATGCCATTAAAATGAACAAACCGTATATCTATGGTCCCACTAGTCAA AGCGAACGAATacaaattttgcaaaatttcaaattcaacaCTAAAGTAAATACCATATTTGTGAGTAAAGTGGCAGACACTTCCTTTGATTTACCAGAGGCTAATGTCTTAATTCAAATATCTTCGCACGGCGGTTCACGACGTCAAGAAGCACAACGTTTAGGACGAATTTTAAGAGCTAAAAAAG GTGCCATCGCGGAGGAATACAATGCGTTTTTTTACACTTTGGTATCACTAGATACGATGGAAATGAATTACTCGAGAAAGCGTCAGCGTTTTCTTGTAAACCAAGGATATGCTTACAAGGTCATTACAAAACTTGCAGGAATGGAAGAA GAACCAGATTTGATGTATACATCTAGAGAAGAACAGGGTCATTTGCTACAACAAGTCCTATCTGCGAGTGACATTGATGCGGACGAGGAAAGAATACCTGGAGAAGGACCCAGACCT ATTGTACGTAAAGCCGGAAACATGACTTCGATGTCAGGCGCGGACGATGCAGTTTATTACGAATATAAAAAGGCTCCTAGTTCGTCTACAGCAAATAAACATCCgctgtttaaaaaatttaggACATAA
- the LOC126863885 gene encoding ceramide glucosyltransferase — translation MNSMIYTLYGFAIFFMIFWSVMWIVHVLALIAGHWKLHRKVTQVPTYETPLPGVSIIKPLMGVDPNLFSNLETFFTMQYPRYELLFCVEDDSDPVLMLVRKLIEKYPEVDARLFIGGCNVGVNPKINNMQPAYEAAKHEYVLISDSGIKMKEDTLLDMVNYMTDNVALVHQMPFTCDREGFAAAYEKIFFGTVQSRMYLAADLLRINCHTGMSALLRKAPLDEVGGLKTFGVYLAEDFFYAKSLTDRGWRITVSSQPALQNSGHCELHSFQARLRRWAKLRVAMLPTTIVLEPLSECLVLGACASWAASVLFEWDSLVFYLVHILLWFMFDWTLLSVVQNGPLPFNKLEFVCGWLLSEITRPYLFLQAVLDPLIQWRSRVYKLRWGGVAEEVKAKVKY, via the coding sequence ATGAACTCCATGATATATACCTTGTACGGCTTCGCTATATTTTTCATGATATTCTGGTCGGTAATGTGGATCGTTCATGTACTGGCACTGATAGCCGGTCACTGGAAGCTGCACCGTAAAGTCACTCAAGTACCAACCTACGAAACGCCCTTACCCGGTGTGTCGATCATAAAGCCTCTGATGGGCGTTGATCCGAATCTGTTCAGCAATTTAGAGACATTCTTTACGATGCAATATCCCCGTTACGAGTTACTGTTCTGCGTGGAAGACGACTCGGATCCGGTGTTGATGTTAGTACGTAAACTGATCGAAAAGTATCCAGAAGTGGATGCGAGACTTTTCATCGGCGGTTGTAACGTGGGCGTGAATCCAAAGATCAACAATATGCAACCAGCGTACGAGGCGGCTAAACACGAGTATGTACTGATTAGTGACAGTGGTATCAAGATGAAGGAGGACACGCTGTTGGACATGGTTAATTACATGACCGACAATGTTGCGTTAGTGCATCAGATGCCGTTTACCTGTGATCGCGAAGGTTTTGCCGCGGCATACGAGAAAATCTTCTTTGGTACTGTACAGTCGCGTATGTACCTAGCCGCTGATTTACTTAGGATCAATTGTCACACAGGGATGTCAGCGTTGCTGAGAAAAGCTCCTCTCGATGAGGTCGGCGGTTTAAAGACGTTCGGTGTGTATTTAGCCGAAGATTTTTTCTACGCAAAGTCACTGACCGACCGTGGTTGGCGAATCACTGTGTCCTCGCAGCCGGCGTTGCAGAATAGCGGTCACTGCGAGCTGCATTCGTTCCAGGCGAGATTACGAAGGTGGGCGAAGCTCAGGGTGGCTATGTTGCCTACCACGATCGTTCTCGAACCGCTTAGCGAGTGTTTAGTGTTAGGTGCCTGTGCTTCCTGGGCGGCCAGCGTACTCTTCGAGTGGGACTCCCTTGTTTTCTATTTGGTACACATACTATTGTGGTTCATGTTCGACTGGACGCTATTGAGCGTCGTCCAGAACGGTCCGTTGCCGTTCAACAAGTTAGAATTCGTATGCGGATGGTTACTCAGCGAGATCACAAGGCCTTATCTTTTCCTTCAGGCAGTTCTAGATCCTCTGATACAGTGGCGGTCGCGTGTCTACAAACTCAGGTGGGGTGGAGTCGCGGAAGAGGTTAAGGCAAAAgtcaaatattaa